GACGGCCCGACTCATGGGCATGGCCGAATGGACGCCGTGCCGGCGTGCCTCGTAGCTCGCGGCGGCGACCACGCCGCGCGAATCGGGAGAGCCGCCGACGGCCACCGGCACGCCGCGAAGGTCCGGCCGGTCGCGCTGCTCGACGGACGCGTAGAACGCATCCATGTCGATGTGGACGATGCGTCGGATCAAGGGATTGGGCCCGGGCGCCTGCTGTCGAACCACCTGCCGCCGATTCTACTCCAACTGGAGCGTCATGAAGACGCTGTGCGGATCCTCCCGGTAGGGGGCGAAGGGAGGGCAGACGGTGAAGCCGAAGCGGGCGTAGAGCGCGCGCGCCGGCGCGAACCCCGCCATCGAGCCGGTCTCCAGGCTCACGCGCCGATAGGACCGCCTGCCGGCCTCGTCCAGGATGTGCGCCAGGAGCCGGGCGGCCACGCCCTTTCCTCGGTGCGCCTCGGCGGTGTGCATCGACTTGATCTCGCCATGGTCGGGAGCCAGCTCCTTGAGAGCGCCGCAGCCCGCCAGCGCACCGTCCGCCCAGACGCTCCAGAACGTGACCCCGGGCGAGCGCAAGCGGTCGAGGTCGAGCGCGTGAATGCTCTCGGGCGGCGAGTGCTTCGCCGCGTGGGCGAGGTGGGCCCGGAGCAGCGCGGCGATCTCGGGACCCCGCAGGTCGTCTTCGCGAATGAGGAAATTCATGGAGTGATCCCTTGTACCGGAAATCGGGTGCACTTGCCAGGGGCGCTCGCTAGACTCCCCCGCCAGCGCTGATTCGGGTCCAACCGGCACGCTTCGGAGGTGCGGCATCCAGTACACGACTCTAGGCCGAACCGGGCTCACCGTCTCCCGCCTCTGCCTCGGCTGCATGAGCTACGGCTCGCCGGAATGGCGCCCGTGGGTGCTCGACGAGGAGGCCGCCCGACCCTTCTTCCGGCGGGCCATCGACCTCGGGATCAACTTCTTCGACACGTCGGACATGTACTCGCTCGGGGTGAGCGAGGAGATCACTGGCCGCGCGCTGCGCGATTTCGGGCGGCTCGACGAGGTCGTGATCGCGACCAAGGTCTTCTACCCGTCGTCGCGGCCGGCCGCGTGGTGGAACCCCACCGTCGAGGGGGGCCCTCCGAACACCTGGGGCCTCGGGCGCAAGCACGTGGTGCAGGCGTGCGAGGCCAGCCT
Above is a window of Candidatus Binatia bacterium DNA encoding:
- a CDS encoding GNAT family N-acetyltransferase, whose protein sequence is MNFLIREDDLRGPEIAALLRAHLAHAAKHSPPESIHALDLDRLRSPGVTFWSVWADGALAGCGALKELAPDHGEIKSMHTAEAHRGKGVAARLLAHILDEAGRRSYRRVSLETGSMAGFAPARALYARFGFTVCPPFAPYREDPHSVFMTLQLE